A window of the Vibrio pomeroyi genome harbors these coding sequences:
- a CDS encoding ATP-binding protein, producing the protein MNQYAVICLDNNPVSIERIRSELAPLSCVFDIYTAENIEDAHHALEDIHDHHQTVALVITHHHSEFNGVQFLIELEQLPHSNTARTILVSASSDIQSILTAVNEGRLNHCLTKPVQDQVLFKSAQKELTSFVIQYDSENLLSYSDALDQQRLLRAHIEQKIQSFQSGFIHDYHQLSDNALAERVVSALQEVFSKDDKSKAIRDYSPEHLLTVEGEDNRFLWLIIEGEVALYKKDELGQQREVVRHSKGNIVGGMSFVTGEPSFSTGITLTQTRVIKLDKDSFAQVMHSNNTLLPLFTNLLLRHFNRRLQRSITNKIKLQQTLESLESAHQQLIEKEKMAMLGQLVAGVAHELNNPIAAILRSIETLSEHLDQILENSSLPESNKGTDVLAHSKLAKPLSTAQERQLVKHLTSTIDDRALAKKAVRLNLSQDAAVLDTLKDSPVAGKELLNDLEHYHYVGNSIRSIKVCSKRIADMVKSLKSYAREDEEVRHYADIHEGLEDTLVIFENRLKHHRLEKHYDTDLPPLLCQSLALQQVWTNLLSNALDALSVRGKVSITTSQETKGEDAFLVVQISDTGHGIAKEDINTIFNPNFTTKKEGNFGLGIGLSISQQIVSAHQGFILVESEVGSHTNMQVWLPFKQEGAPHE; encoded by the coding sequence GTGAATCAATACGCTGTTATTTGTTTGGACAATAATCCGGTTAGCATTGAAAGAATACGATCGGAGCTTGCTCCGTTATCTTGTGTATTCGACATTTATACTGCCGAGAACATAGAAGACGCGCACCACGCATTAGAAGATATCCATGATCATCACCAGACCGTTGCCTTGGTGATCACTCATCATCATTCTGAGTTTAATGGCGTACAGTTTCTGATTGAACTTGAACAGCTTCCTCATAGTAATACTGCTAGAACCATCTTGGTCAGCGCCTCGTCAGACATTCAATCGATCCTGACGGCAGTAAACGAAGGTAGGCTCAACCATTGCTTAACCAAACCGGTTCAAGATCAGGTGCTCTTCAAGTCAGCACAAAAAGAGCTGACGTCTTTTGTTATTCAATATGACTCTGAAAATCTGTTGTCTTACAGCGACGCACTCGACCAGCAGCGTTTACTCAGAGCACACATCGAACAAAAGATTCAATCGTTTCAATCTGGATTCATTCATGACTACCACCAGCTTTCTGATAATGCCCTTGCCGAGCGTGTCGTTAGTGCATTGCAGGAGGTCTTCTCTAAAGATGACAAATCTAAAGCGATTCGTGATTACTCACCAGAACACTTATTAACGGTTGAAGGTGAAGACAATCGCTTCCTATGGTTAATCATCGAAGGCGAAGTGGCTCTCTACAAAAAGGATGAATTGGGACAACAGAGAGAGGTAGTCCGCCACTCAAAAGGGAACATTGTTGGCGGGATGTCATTTGTGACAGGCGAACCTTCGTTCTCTACTGGAATAACTCTTACCCAAACGCGAGTGATTAAGCTTGATAAAGACAGCTTTGCCCAGGTAATGCATTCCAACAATACCCTACTTCCTCTATTTACCAATCTATTGCTGCGTCACTTCAATCGACGATTACAGCGAAGCATCACCAATAAGATCAAGCTACAGCAAACCCTCGAGTCACTGGAATCTGCCCACCAGCAATTGATCGAAAAAGAAAAGATGGCGATGTTGGGTCAACTGGTAGCAGGCGTTGCTCACGAACTGAATAATCCGATTGCAGCTATATTGCGCAGTATTGAAACTCTATCTGAACATCTAGACCAGATACTTGAGAACTCGTCACTCCCTGAATCAAACAAAGGGACTGACGTATTAGCGCATTCAAAATTAGCGAAACCATTATCCACAGCGCAGGAAAGACAGCTAGTCAAACACCTCACATCGACCATCGATGATCGTGCTCTGGCCAAAAAAGCAGTGAGGCTCAACTTAAGCCAAGACGCTGCTGTCTTAGATACCTTAAAAGACTCCCCTGTCGCAGGCAAAGAGCTACTCAACGACTTAGAGCATTATCATTATGTCGGGAACTCTATCCGCTCAATCAAAGTGTGCAGCAAACGTATTGCCGATATGGTCAAAAGCCTAAAAAGCTATGCCCGAGAAGATGAAGAAGTGCGTCACTATGCGGATATCCATGAAGGGCTTGAAGATACCTTAGTGATCTTTGAAAACAGACTGAAGCATCACCGACTCGAAAAGCACTACGACACCGATTTACCGCCTTTGTTGTGCCAGTCACTTGCGCTGCAACAGGTGTGGACCAACCTTCTCTCTAATGCACTTGATGCTCTTTCGGTGCGAGGCAAAGTCTCTATCACCACGTCTCAAGAAACTAAAGGTGAAGACGCTTTTCTGGTGGTGCAAATATCGGACACCGGCCATGGTATCGCCAAAGAAGACATCAACACTATTTTCAATCCAAACTTCACCACCAAAAAAGAAGGCAACTTTGGTTTAGGAATTGGGTTGTCCATTTCTCAACAAATCGTTTCGGCTCATCAAGGGTTTATTTTGGTGGAGTCTGAGGTAGGCAGCCATACTAACATGCAAGTATGGCTTCCATTCAAACAAGAAGGAGCACCTCATG
- a CDS encoding YdgA family protein: MEQLRKIGAIGGAISLALCWPLAVGQIGQNAITDGVAKLNNSSIQAEIVEYDRGYLSSNVTTRVTVTDESLKEQLAIDGLPSEFVINSAVSHGLVSLNALSTFENADILPLTLTTSTELNGNTDFNFELSQFNHQGSDENGTSVSITKSNLSGHATVLGQVDYELSIPSVQIDFETGEEVTLSNLKGVGSGQQAKGYWLGTQNFTIDSFLVTDSTMQPFMTIENSKYDFESHLDEATKRLRSNLKLDIANIETNEGQLNNLNVDFEMSKLDSQSFEKIFEIYQSNPVMTQEDVAEIIPFIDILFAKGFDLSMNNMSLELGKGQFESKWLVSVPEGTENISSNPSMIVPALTGNVHSSFSNELVEEYPFIREGIDELIVMEMIKETESGYEISADLENGNLVFENGQEIPLIALLMPAFVQ; the protein is encoded by the coding sequence ATGGAACAGTTAAGAAAAATTGGCGCAATCGGCGGAGCAATCTCATTGGCACTTTGTTGGCCACTAGCGGTTGGGCAAATTGGACAAAACGCGATTACTGATGGCGTTGCAAAGCTTAACAATTCAAGCATTCAAGCTGAGATCGTGGAATACGATAGAGGTTACTTGTCTTCTAATGTCACCACTCGTGTAACAGTGACCGATGAAAGCCTGAAAGAGCAACTTGCGATTGATGGCTTACCTAGTGAGTTTGTCATTAATAGTGCGGTTAGCCACGGTTTAGTGAGCTTAAACGCGCTATCAACGTTTGAGAACGCTGACATTCTGCCTCTTACTCTGACTACCAGCACGGAACTAAACGGCAACACGGACTTCAACTTCGAGTTAAGCCAGTTCAATCATCAAGGTTCTGATGAGAATGGTACTTCAGTATCTATCACGAAATCGAACCTGTCTGGCCACGCGACTGTGTTAGGCCAAGTGGATTACGAGCTTTCTATCCCTTCGGTTCAAATTGATTTTGAAACGGGTGAAGAGGTAACACTGTCTAACCTGAAAGGCGTTGGTTCAGGTCAGCAAGCGAAAGGTTACTGGTTAGGTACACAGAACTTTACGATCGATAGCTTCTTGGTTACAGATTCAACAATGCAACCATTCATGACGATTGAAAACTCTAAGTATGATTTTGAATCGCACCTAGACGAAGCGACTAAGCGCCTGCGCAGCAACCTTAAACTGGATATCGCAAACATCGAAACCAATGAAGGTCAATTGAATAACCTAAACGTTGATTTTGAAATGTCGAAACTGGACAGCCAATCGTTTGAGAAGATCTTTGAGATCTACCAATCGAATCCAGTTATGACTCAAGAAGACGTAGCTGAGATCATTCCATTCATCGACATACTGTTTGCTAAAGGCTTCGACCTTTCAATGAACAACATGTCGTTAGAATTGGGTAAGGGGCAGTTTGAATCTAAATGGTTGGTGAGCGTACCGGAAGGCACAGAAAACATCAGCAGCAACCCGTCAATGATTGTTCCTGCACTGACGGGTAATGTTCATTCTAGTTTCTCAAATGAGTTGGTTGAAGAATACCCATTCATTCGCGAAGGCATCGATGAATTGATCGTGATGGAAATGATCAAAGAAACCGAAAGTGGTTATGAAATCAGTGCTGACCTAGAAAATGGAAACCTAGTGTTTGAAAATGGACAAGAAATTCCATTAATTGCGCTACTTATGCCTGCTTTTGTTCAATAA
- the serC gene encoding 3-phosphoserine/phosphohydroxythreonine transaminase, producing MELTLDNVFNFSAGPAALPKPVMKQAQADFIDWNGLGTSVMEISHRSKEFIQVADESEQDLRDLLNIPDNYKVLFCQGGARAQFAAVPLNLLGDATKATYIDAGYWAESAVTEASKYCEIDVFNAKTSIDGKAAVVPAKDWKIDPEAAYVHFCPNETIDGIEISELPQTDKPIVADMSSNILSRKIDVSQYGVIYAGAQKNIGPAGICIAIVRDDLLELANDVLPSILNYKVLAEKDSMFNTPPTYAWYLSGLVFKWLKAQGGVEAMERVNQEKAALLYNAIDDSAFYKNDVHTANRSRMNVPFQLAKPELDGKFLELADAAGLKSLKGHRAVGGMRASLYNAMSLEGVQALVSFMKDFEEKYA from the coding sequence ATGGAACTTACATTAGATAACGTATTCAACTTTAGTGCTGGCCCAGCGGCACTGCCTAAACCGGTAATGAAACAAGCACAAGCTGACTTCATTGATTGGAATGGTTTAGGTACTTCCGTTATGGAAATCAGCCATCGCAGCAAAGAATTTATTCAAGTTGCCGATGAGTCTGAGCAAGACCTACGTGATCTTCTGAACATCCCAGACAACTACAAAGTGCTTTTCTGTCAGGGGGGCGCTCGTGCTCAATTCGCTGCTGTTCCTCTAAACCTTCTTGGTGACGCGACAAAAGCGACTTACATTGATGCTGGTTACTGGGCTGAAAGTGCAGTAACTGAAGCAAGCAAGTACTGTGAAATCGACGTATTTAACGCTAAGACGTCAATTGACGGCAAAGCGGCTGTTGTTCCAGCTAAAGATTGGAAAATCGACCCAGAAGCGGCATACGTGCACTTTTGTCCAAATGAAACCATCGATGGTATTGAGATCAGTGAGCTTCCACAAACTGACAAACCAATCGTAGCGGATATGTCATCTAACATTCTATCTCGCAAGATTGATGTGTCTCAGTACGGCGTTATCTACGCAGGCGCTCAAAAGAACATTGGCCCAGCGGGTATCTGTATTGCAATTGTACGTGATGATCTTTTGGAGCTTGCGAACGATGTATTGCCAAGCATCCTGAATTACAAAGTGCTTGCTGAAAAAGACTCTATGTTCAACACGCCACCAACCTATGCTTGGTACCTATCTGGCTTAGTTTTCAAGTGGTTGAAAGCTCAAGGTGGTGTAGAAGCGATGGAGCGTGTTAACCAAGAAAAAGCAGCGCTACTTTACAACGCAATTGATGATTCTGCTTTCTACAAGAACGACGTTCACACAGCAAACCGCTCAAGAATGAACGTGCCATTCCAACTAGCGAAACCAGAGCTAGACGGTAAATTCTTAGAGTTGGCTGATGCCGCGGGTCTTAAATCACTAAAAGGCCACAGAGCGGTGGGCGGCATGAGAGCTTCGCTTTATAACGCGATGTCTCTAGAAGGTGTTCAAGCTCTTGTAAGCTTCATGAAAGATTTCGAAGAAAAATACGCTTAA
- a CDS encoding sugar ABC transporter substrate-binding protein: MRFLSILAALFPVLTYASTLEIWAGINYETADYVKEHIESMTEHSVEIRPFDINSIRSELLVADPRDNTFPDVIWVPSDFLGLTEYIELATLPSAWVYSSRYENKALDAVMINGELKALPVGIGNQLVLYSNKPQDHAISWEELIQQSSESKRASVLFPNPNMYFYLAFFQLFSEDMLSSRNINGEGLVSIFEFIDKLEDTKTIEQSCNEICARQRFIDGEVEFLIDGDWAFSELEQAYGEHLHVNSLPTYRDKAMSSFSGAKIFAITKKGMNNPEKREALKEVVQYLQSNSFTYLAHSNAMISPFREANQRRVEEGNTTFSNMYDEFQSSQMMSSDYKMAIVWEASARAYERYKSDMPKQELHKFYDDFVEYYSANMRSGN, from the coding sequence GTGAGATTTTTGAGTATATTAGCGGCTTTGTTCCCTGTGCTTACTTACGCTTCTACCCTCGAAATATGGGCTGGTATCAATTACGAAACGGCGGATTACGTCAAAGAACACATCGAGTCGATGACTGAGCACAGTGTTGAAATACGTCCATTCGACATCAATAGCATCCGCTCTGAGCTTCTTGTGGCTGACCCTCGAGACAATACCTTCCCTGATGTTATTTGGGTGCCTTCGGATTTCTTAGGGCTGACTGAATATATTGAACTGGCAACCTTACCTTCTGCATGGGTCTATAGCTCACGTTATGAAAATAAGGCTCTTGATGCCGTAATGATTAATGGTGAGCTTAAGGCGCTACCGGTAGGAATCGGTAACCAGTTGGTCCTGTATTCGAACAAGCCACAAGACCATGCCATCAGCTGGGAAGAGTTGATTCAACAGTCTTCTGAGTCGAAGCGTGCCAGTGTTCTTTTCCCAAATCCGAACATGTACTTCTATCTGGCGTTCTTCCAACTGTTTTCAGAAGACATGCTTTCATCAAGGAATATCAATGGAGAGGGTTTAGTCTCAATCTTTGAATTCATCGATAAACTTGAGGATACAAAAACAATTGAACAATCGTGCAATGAGATATGTGCAAGACAGCGTTTCATTGACGGCGAGGTCGAGTTTTTGATTGATGGGGATTGGGCTTTCAGCGAACTTGAACAGGCGTACGGCGAGCATTTGCACGTTAACTCTTTACCAACCTATCGTGACAAGGCGATGTCTTCGTTCAGTGGCGCGAAGATTTTTGCAATCACCAAGAAAGGGATGAACAACCCGGAGAAAAGAGAGGCACTCAAAGAGGTGGTTCAGTACTTACAGTCGAACAGCTTTACCTATTTAGCACATTCAAACGCAATGATCTCACCATTTAGAGAAGCGAACCAACGTCGTGTCGAAGAAGGAAACACCACCTTCTCTAACATGTACGATGAATTTCAGTCGTCGCAAATGATGTCGAGTGATTACAAAATGGCGATAGTTTGGGAAGCTTCTGCAAGAGCCTATGAGCGATACAAATCGGATATGCCTAAGCAAGAACTGCACAAGTTTTATGATGACTTTGTGGAGTACTACTCAGCGAACATGAGGTCAGGCAATTGA
- a CDS encoding GGDEF domain-containing protein: MGLVLLACALLPAYFAGQLILNKQNESSLEQKEIKLANSTAGIKQTVQEQISLTASLTQWFSQDRSLIKAGGNIFFSSVVWDKMESFNALADSVSATYILDRNWKPIYDSKGSLYHFEQSQLLDDIKRPRTASKQGLQFHTEFVESDIADKANAGLAFVAPILPYRLIEGSSYTPQGYLVVLMGYDRLESKVAPFLYDKEFVEFDYLAPASEQHAETDTKLITNDNKLFSEALTLSLKHHVSDSARLQEMQQSQVVFVRILFVTLAVAIVFALLLNRAFSRQLNLLTGSVESYSNNQPPTHNADEHRFTEFTGFSRLLEKMWSRIQRQLSELTVRNDQLRSAYQQIKENNLKLETFNTQLEQTVEEKTSRLTHSLAREESQKNRILKIVKFASMRQSVDYRLIPEHVNRQLKSLLPDCPIEFSFNSVSCGDIYDVSITGSDTADSDMTNSYKVLKDSQETTIGYFYSQSFTLLSEEDLLIFDLYQKQLAGWIELENMNRINISTGCYNRKAFDEDLNFSKQRATENKDSLSLLIIDINGLKAANDQYGHAVGDELIKGCTDVIRNRLCGASNLYRLGGDEFAILTLMPAEQPVQEPQKLAERLYADQIDQTVETQVGVSIPVRFSIGVASTESTDIDELFSQADEDMYRQKRRYYQTLSTVGK; encoded by the coding sequence ATGGGCTTGGTGTTATTGGCTTGCGCGCTGTTACCTGCTTATTTCGCGGGGCAGCTTATATTGAACAAGCAAAACGAAAGCTCGCTTGAACAAAAAGAGATCAAGCTTGCCAATTCAACTGCGGGTATCAAGCAAACGGTACAAGAACAGATTAGCCTTACAGCGAGCCTTACGCAGTGGTTCTCACAAGATCGTTCACTGATTAAAGCGGGTGGGAATATCTTCTTCTCCAGCGTGGTTTGGGACAAAATGGAGAGCTTCAACGCGCTAGCAGACAGCGTGTCGGCGACCTATATATTGGATCGTAACTGGAAGCCGATTTATGACAGCAAAGGCAGTTTGTATCATTTCGAACAAAGCCAATTGCTTGATGATATAAAGCGCCCGCGGACAGCTTCTAAACAAGGGCTGCAATTTCATACCGAATTTGTAGAGTCAGATATTGCCGATAAAGCGAATGCAGGGCTCGCTTTTGTTGCTCCGATTCTACCGTATCGACTGATTGAGGGCTCAAGTTATACGCCGCAAGGTTATCTGGTCGTGTTAATGGGGTACGACCGATTAGAGTCTAAAGTAGCGCCTTTCCTATATGACAAAGAGTTTGTCGAGTTTGATTATTTGGCTCCCGCCAGTGAGCAACACGCGGAAACCGACACTAAGTTAATCACTAACGACAATAAGCTGTTTTCCGAAGCGTTAACATTGTCGCTGAAACATCATGTGTCGGACAGTGCTCGTTTACAAGAGATGCAGCAATCCCAAGTGGTGTTTGTTCGAATCCTATTTGTGACACTAGCCGTTGCAATCGTTTTTGCGCTGTTGTTGAATCGCGCCTTTTCAAGACAACTTAACCTACTGACCGGTTCGGTAGAGTCTTATTCCAATAATCAGCCACCAACGCACAACGCAGATGAACATCGTTTTACCGAGTTCACTGGATTCAGCCGTTTGTTGGAAAAAATGTGGTCTCGCATACAGCGTCAGCTGAGTGAACTGACGGTACGTAATGACCAATTGAGATCCGCTTACCAGCAGATTAAAGAGAACAACCTCAAGCTTGAAACCTTTAACACCCAGCTAGAGCAAACAGTTGAAGAGAAGACGAGTAGATTAACGCATTCACTGGCTCGTGAAGAGTCACAGAAAAACCGTATTCTGAAGATCGTTAAGTTCGCATCCATGAGGCAAAGTGTTGATTACCGATTGATTCCAGAACACGTGAATCGACAACTGAAATCGTTACTCCCGGATTGCCCAATTGAGTTCAGCTTTAACTCGGTTTCTTGTGGCGATATTTATGATGTCAGCATTACTGGTAGCGATACTGCTGATAGCGACATGACTAATAGCTACAAGGTTTTAAAAGACTCGCAAGAGACAACGATTGGCTACTTTTATTCTCAAAGTTTTACTTTGTTGAGTGAGGAAGACTTGCTGATTTTCGACTTATACCAAAAGCAGTTAGCTGGCTGGATAGAGCTCGAAAACATGAATCGTATCAACATATCGACAGGCTGTTACAACCGCAAAGCTTTCGATGAAGACTTGAACTTCTCTAAACAGCGCGCTACTGAGAACAAAGACAGTTTATCTCTGCTTATCATTGATATTAATGGATTAAAGGCCGCAAACGACCAGTATGGCCATGCGGTGGGTGATGAGCTGATAAAAGGTTGTACAGATGTCATTCGCAATCGGTTATGCGGTGCCAGCAACCTGTATCGATTAGGCGGTGACGAGTTTGCCATTCTTACTTTGATGCCTGCTGAACAACCAGTGCAAGAGCCCCAGAAACTGGCTGAACGACTCTATGCTGATCAAATTGACCAAACAGTCGAAACGCAGGTCGGCGTGAGTATTCCAGTTCGATTTTCGATTGGAGTCGCGTCAACAGAGTCGACAGATATCGATGAGTTGTTCTCTCAAGCGGATGAAGATATGTATCGTCAAAAGCGTCGTTATTATCAGACTCTTTCGACAGTCGGCAAATAG
- a CDS encoding AraC family transcriptional regulator: MLTRQIDSHSGVMTSNEMMVAYPASPALVKTIDMPKGYIDAMHQHTWHQVIFPIKGLLQTKTEHYQHLVPHTSALFVPAGIQHESIALSHTTFVGIYLNPAFGTEYEPQVRTITLTPFLNELLQEIRRQCEGLVSDDEVSRLLSVLHDQIMKDNVQTFQLLLPEDRRLKLIFEALTETPTLDLSLKEWGEKVGASERTLSRLFSKEFNTSFQRWRQQIRLIYSLSLLDEELSIQSIADQVGYQNDSSYIKAFKTTFDVTPQQFRFNGRKKQ, encoded by the coding sequence ATGCTAACCCGCCAAATAGATTCTCACTCAGGAGTAATGACTTCAAATGAGATGATGGTCGCCTATCCTGCATCACCAGCATTAGTGAAGACCATCGACATGCCCAAGGGCTATATCGATGCAATGCACCAACATACGTGGCATCAAGTGATATTTCCAATCAAAGGTCTATTACAAACGAAAACCGAGCATTATCAGCATCTAGTGCCTCATACTTCTGCTTTGTTTGTACCCGCGGGTATTCAACATGAATCTATCGCTTTAAGCCATACGACGTTTGTCGGCATCTATCTCAATCCAGCTTTCGGCACAGAGTATGAACCTCAAGTTCGAACCATTACACTGACGCCGTTTTTAAATGAGCTATTACAGGAGATCCGCAGACAATGCGAAGGGTTAGTGAGTGATGACGAGGTGTCGCGCTTACTCTCGGTATTGCACGACCAGATCATGAAAGACAATGTTCAGACCTTTCAGTTGTTGTTACCCGAAGACAGACGCTTGAAGCTTATATTTGAAGCGCTGACAGAGACACCAACGTTGGATTTGTCGTTAAAGGAATGGGGAGAGAAAGTCGGAGCATCAGAACGAACCTTGTCGCGTTTATTCTCAAAGGAATTCAACACATCATTCCAACGGTGGCGACAACAAATCCGCCTGATTTACTCATTGTCTTTACTCGATGAAGAGCTCTCTATTCAAAGCATTGCTGACCAAGTCGGCTATCAGAATGACTCATCTTACATCAAAGCGTTTAAGACGACGTTTGATGTCACACCACAGCAGTTTCGCTTTAATGGTCGAAAAAAGCAGTGA
- a CDS encoding MOSC domain-containing protein encodes MKKLGVVNSVLAGKTVAFAHGANSAIDKQILSERQYATELGFTNDEQGDPRFHGGIQKALHIYPREHYPIWKQELGDKAIFQSAGAFGENISSSGITEESICLKDKIRIGSTLLEVSQGRMPCWKLNVRFEQNDMARRLQDTLRTGWYFRVLEEGDIGKGDEITLCERPYPDWSLARIMGAVFTGSLDKELLSQMTELPLVESWGALVARRLETGEVEDWEMRLVGPTVE; translated from the coding sequence ATGAAGAAGTTAGGCGTAGTAAACAGTGTCTTGGCAGGTAAAACCGTAGCTTTTGCACATGGTGCAAACAGTGCTATTGATAAGCAGATTTTATCGGAGCGTCAGTATGCCACGGAGCTAGGTTTCACTAATGATGAGCAAGGCGACCCTCGCTTTCATGGTGGCATTCAAAAAGCCCTTCATATCTACCCAAGAGAGCACTACCCAATTTGGAAACAAGAACTGGGCGACAAAGCGATCTTCCAATCTGCAGGTGCATTCGGTGAGAACATTAGTTCATCTGGCATAACCGAAGAATCGATTTGCTTGAAAGATAAGATTCGCATTGGTTCAACATTGTTGGAAGTTTCACAGGGGCGTATGCCTTGTTGGAAGCTTAACGTACGATTCGAACAAAATGACATGGCGAGAAGGCTACAAGACACGCTTCGCACAGGGTGGTACTTCCGTGTATTAGAAGAAGGTGACATTGGTAAAGGCGACGAGATTACTCTGTGTGAAAGACCTTATCCAGATTGGTCGCTCGCTCGCATTATGGGCGCAGTTTTCACGGGAAGCTTAGATAAAGAACTGCTGAGTCAGATGACGGAATTGCCACTGGTTGAATCTTGGGGTGCACTCGTTGCTCGTCGCCTTGAAACTGGTGAAGTTGAAGATTGGGAAATGCGATTAGTTGGTCCAACAGTAGAATAA
- a CDS encoding 3'-5' exonuclease, producing MNKLFRSPAVDWPFKFAQKLERARDERLKHFYSQPLPAPDTPISEVTFLAVDFETTGLNPNKDGIITIGLVPFTLNRIYLRQAKHWTLRPKQKLEEESVVIHGITHNDIIDAPDLSEVLDEILESMAGHIPVVHYRRIERDFLDNALKVRLGEGIEFPVLDTLEIESQIQNKLAGGLWNKLKGKKPASVRLGQSRRRYHLPDYTPHHALTDAIATAELLQAQIAHHFDSEMPLKSFWL from the coding sequence ATGAACAAACTATTTAGATCACCTGCGGTTGACTGGCCATTTAAGTTTGCTCAAAAGCTTGAGCGCGCGAGAGATGAACGCTTAAAGCATTTTTATAGCCAACCTCTTCCAGCACCTGATACACCCATTTCAGAAGTGACCTTCTTGGCGGTCGACTTTGAAACAACGGGGTTAAACCCAAACAAAGATGGCATCATTACCATTGGTCTAGTGCCGTTTACGCTCAATCGCATCTACTTGCGACAAGCGAAACACTGGACTCTGAGGCCAAAGCAGAAGTTGGAAGAAGAGTCCGTGGTGATTCATGGCATTACTCACAATGACATTATTGATGCGCCAGATCTTAGTGAAGTGTTAGACGAAATTCTTGAATCAATGGCGGGACACATCCCAGTCGTTCACTATCGTCGTATTGAACGTGACTTCTTAGATAACGCTCTGAAGGTACGACTTGGTGAAGGGATTGAATTTCCAGTGCTCGACACATTAGAGATTGAGTCTCAAATCCAGAACAAACTGGCGGGCGGATTGTGGAACAAACTGAAAGGTAAAAAGCCAGCGTCTGTAAGACTAGGTCAGAGCCGTCGTCGGTACCACCTACCCGACTACACACCTCACCACGCACTAACCGATGCTATTGCGACTGCAGAGCTACTCCAAGCACAGATCGCTCATCACTTTGACTCTGAGATGCCGTTGAAGAGTTTCTGGCTCTAA